The sequence below is a genomic window from Tachysurus vachellii isolate PV-2020 chromosome 2, HZAU_Pvac_v1, whole genome shotgun sequence.
taccTATGGGTTGAGTCTGTATGTTCTTTACATCCATGGCATCTGTCTCTACGGTAGGTTTGTTATCTTTAATGGCATCCACGCTGTCGTAGATTTCCACTACCATCTCTACATGCCGTTCTCCTTTCTCACTGTAGTTCATATAATCAGAAATCTCAGCCATGTCCGATCTCTAAAACACTAAAGTACAGTGCCTCGGTCTGCATCCATCAACccccactttgtgtgtgtaggctgtAATGACACGTGAGGTTTTGTGGTCAGTGAATTAGGAAACGATCCTtgtgtaataatattgttaAATCAAGAAATCATCAAGCATGAGCAGAAATGAGAAcagtgtataaaaatataataaagttcTGTATATTTTACTTATGACAATCCAAAagaacacttttgttttttttacagcaaataATCTTGTGATTATCTTTGACAGACAGGGGACACTTTAACCCAGCTAGCCTGcttatattatatgttatattaatattgaGGTCAAGAGAAATGATAGaaacgttattattattattattattattattattattattattattattattattattattattattattattgttgttgttgttgttgttattgttaatattatttaagttatttatttatttatttttcaagagTAGATAATTGATTGTGACATTTTACAAACAACTCGTATGTGCAACCCATGAAATTGTTATTAATcaactcatttttaaaaaatgttatttttttaatataggaAAAAATATAGTAACAAAACTGAAGCTCAACCAACAAATATTCATTCGAAAAAGATGATTCTTTACTCATAGACTTATTTTATTCAGGAATTTATCatacaaaaaagtaataaacatgaatgtaaaccaacaaattaacaaataaacaaacttcaAGCACAAGTTACATCGTCACAGCTTACTGATCAAGTAGTACAGCTGATTATAGAAGTGgcaaaaatcaaacaaagcaCTAACTAAGAGATGGAGAAATTCAGCCACTAGGGGGCACATGTAGGCTTCTCTGAATTccagtgtataagtgtgtgaatgacTACGTGAATGAGTGTTTCTGTGGTGCTGAGATCCACACTGAAGTCTCCATCCTTTTGTAACTAGGACTTGCCATGTTCCAGAGAATCTGTTACAAtacactgaaactggagacatCATGTTGATGAATTAGATTAACAATTATATCGTTTTCTTTTAACAGTGAATTTTAACCCAGTAATCAGTGCTGCAATGTTCACACATTCCCAGCTCTCTGAACTGTACTAAGACTCAGTTACAGTCATGTAGATGTGGGTagtatataatttatttcatttagtcAAGTTTGTAACATAAAAGCACTTCATAGACTGTTGTTTCAGCTCTTTGTAAATACAAAACCGTGTTGTATTTAAGTACAGAATaaagtttaatatattttttaaatgtacaggaGTTGTAAGACTGTTACAGCAAATCATTCAAGCTACCTGATAGCTGCTACTATGAGAATAAATGAAAAGGAAGCACAGACACAAGCTTCatatagtttttttagtttCATGGATTCAGTTAAATATTTTCATCTCACAAATCCCAACTACAGGATGGTTACAGGGATAATCAGCCCAGGTTAAAATGTTAGACTTCGCTCTTTTGTAGCCTGTTATAACACAGTCCTCGCTTTGTTCATAATCGTTTGGTTCTCCGGTCCACCAGAACCTGAAAACACAGAGTcagacatgtttgttttttcttatctAAAGCTTCAGACTGAAAAACTGCATCGTGGGTAATTTTCAGTTGAGTGTTGTCTTACTCAGTGGTCAGTGGTGAACTGTCCACCCATTTAAATGtcccctctgtgtctgtgtcaagCAGACCAATCCAAGCTTCAGTACCGGCAAAATTTTTACTGATGAAGTCCTGTAATTGTTAcagaacaatataaatatagagacatttattctctctctctctctctctctctctctctctctctctctctctctctctctccccctctctcacctgttcctcTGTACTGTTTATGATCACCAGATCTGCTCCTCTCTTTATACAGTCCTGTCTGGTTTCCCACCAGCTCTTCTTTACAGTAGAAATGTAGTAAAATCTCCTGTTGAAAAATCTCCATCCTTGTACagaatatttacagaaatattgatGGACTCACTCGATAACATAACGGTTGTTCATAATGCTTTAGAGATTCTTTGTTCCCTTTTGAGGGAACTTGAcactgcgtcagtgctgacgctatgggaacgcttctgtgaggaagttgtatCTGAAGCTCtatgtgcacacacgccattttaatggctcgggaaggacacgtgatgGAGTGATTAcgcgccagcaagtccatataagggcatctacgtcacactactccagcttctttgtcttcaggaagcgctctgtgtatgtgtgtcaattgtttgtcctgtctgtctagtacagggagagaaaaatatatattttagggaaaGCTAGGCGAGGAAAAATAATATGTTGCAAActaagcattttaagagatACGTGCATCCGTGCCCCCGCTTTATCACGGGGGACGACATGCACTCtctttgcattgtttgtttgggagaggagcatgcgcggtcggctctcgagggagccgactgcgtgcattgtgagggaTTCCCTCTGCGTATTCTCCGATCCTGCCTAGCTGAGTTAGCGGGATCGGAGAATACGCAGAGGGAAtccctcacaatgcacgcagTCGGCACTCGAGGGAGCCGActgcgtgcattgtgagggaTTCCCTCTGCGTATTCTCCGATCCCGCCTAGCTGAGTTAGCGGAAACGGAGAAAGAGACgagttccctttctctttccctctcccctaACCCCCTTCGCTCGGTTTCGGGAGCTCGCGCTGCGATTTCTCCCGACCCGGAAGTGAGCATGCCGCTTTCCGCGGCGAgctctgaggagctcgatgtGGGCGTGGAGGAGCTTCCCCCCTCCGAACAGCCGACAAAATCAGCGGCATTCCCGCTGTGTCTAGATTAAAATTAGATTGGCCGGAAGAGGAAGTTAGTGTCGTCCATTCTAAGCTAGACGACCACTTTCTGAGTTCACCTTCATGCAGGAGGCTGCCATTTTTCACagacctccatgctgaggtgTCGAGGTCGTGGAAAAGTCCATTTTCAGCAcgttttttcccctgccatgtCTGACTTTTCGGCCATTATAGGGCTTGAAAGCCATGGGTATGGGGCGATGCCTAGGATTGAAGAGATGCTTTCGGGCTATCTCTCACCTACATCAACCGCATGGAGGAAGCCTGCCCTTCCATCCAAGCCATGTAGAGCCACTTCAGCCCTTGTGGGTAAGGCCTACGCGGCAGCAGGCCAAGCATGTGCGCCCCTGCGGCCCTAAGCTCTGCCGAGCCACTGACATTGCGCTCCATGCAACAAAGCAGACGGCCCGCACCATAGGCCGTTCAATGGCTGCGCTGGTTGCCAcggagaggcacctgtggctAACTTTTACTGACATCAAAGTTGAGGATAAGTCCTCTCTCCTGGACGCCCCGGTTTCACCTCAGGGCTCGTTCGGCGACGCAGTGAGTACTTTGGTCGACAGGCATCAGGAGGCAAAATGCCAGTCGGCAGTGTTCAGAGAGTTTCTCCCTTCGCCGTGGCAAGAAGCCTGGGCTATCTTCCAGCCGCACCCAACCCCCTTCTAGCTCACTCAGGGCAGTAAAAAGGGTTAGTGTGGGTGCCCGTCTAAGATTAGGGAGGCCGGTCGGCATACCCGGGCCCATTTAGGGCTGGGGTTCCTAGGAGCATTCTATTCAGGAAGGCCCCCTCTACTAACTGCCCCACCGCCTCCGGCGTTTTGGGGAGCAGTAGGGTCTGTGCCCGCTCCTCTTCCTTGCACGGAGCTCCCTGAGTTGGCACCTGCCAGTTTCAGGGCACTCGGGAGGTCTGCACGAGGTTGACACCACTATCAGACAGCCAGGCAGCgtggaaacttctgccaggtgtgtctcagtgggttcTGGATACCGTAGGAAAAGGCTACAGCATCGGGTTCTCCCCCGTCCTCTGCGCTTCCAAGGTGTGCTGCCCACGATTGTTGGCAGGCACCAGGCagtgttcctccaagaggaacctctctcactcctgaggaaaggggcctTAGAGCTTTTTCCCCTCCCAGAGCGGGACTCCGGCTTCTACAGCCGATATTTTGTTGTCCCCAAGAAGGACAGGGGGCTGTATCAAATTTTGGACCTCcaggctctgaactgtactctgaagaccTACAAGTTCGGGTTGCTCACGCTCCAGGTTatcgtgtcccagatcaggtccaaagACTGATTGGTGACGATCGACCTTGTggatgcttattttcacataggtgtcctgccagagcacaggaagttcctcgGGTTCACTTTTGGGGGGCGAAGAgtaccagtattgtgttcttccttttggcctagcccttttcACCACGCACGTTAACAAGGTGCATGGACGCTGCCCGGGCACTGTTTTGTCTCTGGGgcatccgtgtactgaattacctggatgactggctcattctggcccagtcgaaGGCTATGGCAGCCAGTCATCGAGgtgctgtgcttgcccatatgaggtctctaggcctcaggttagacccagaaaagtgtgtgctttctcctttttagagaaccacctttctggggctAGTTTGGGACTCCCCCATgatgcgggcacatctgtctcccgcttgggtggcttccatcttgccagcagtgaaagctatttGGCTAGGCCAAGGCCTCTCTGTCGCCGAGGTGCAGAGGGTGCTTGGCCTCATGTTGGAAAcagccaacgttatccctttgggtctgcttcacatgaggccactccagctctggctcaggggtacgggctttcatcctcgcagacatcccctgagggttataagggttacaTGCTGTGGGCTTtgtacccttcttatgtggtaAGACCCCGGTTtctggccttgggtcccactctaCGGGCATGTCACCGTCGCAGGACTTTAGATGGACGCCTCGCTTTCGGGCTGGGGAGCGGCCTAGGATGGCCGtcctgcccagggtctatgtgagggcccttatctctcgtggcacataaactgcctggagatgagggctgtgtttctaacacttccttccacacctcaggggctgccatgtcttagtacGGACTGACAGCACTGCGGTGGTTCCccatatcaatcatcagggtGGTCTGCGTTTGTGCCCCCGTTTCAGGCACAGCAGATTCTGTTCTGagcagagaccaggttccttTCGCTGAGAGTGATTTTCATCCCAGGGCATGTAAAtgggaggcagacttcctgtcgaggcaggtgctgaggcccggggagtgACGTCTCCACCCCCACGCGGTGGAGCGAAATTGGTATGGACGTGGCCGAGGCTCCGTCCATACGCCTCCCCTCCGGGAGCTCTGCTcccgcaagtcctagccagagtgtgCCACGACCGGGTCAACCTATTCCTAGTTGCCCCTCGTTGGCCCTCTCCAGTTTGATTCACAGTCCTAGCCTCCCTCCTGAACGGCACTCTATGGAGGTTCCCATCAGggaggatctcctctctcaggggCAGGGGGTAATCCTATACCCCCAccccgagatgtggaagcttcgGGTCTGGCCCCCgagggggaccagttcctagaggcagTCCTCTCATATTAGGTGACCGAGTctctactgaatgctagggctccctccattaggaagctatatgctctgaagtggaggctttttcgccTCTGGGACGATGAACcctgtcaggatccagttcactgcctggtcggtacagtgctggagttcctgcagtcttgcttttctcgggGCCTGTCCCCCTCTACTTTGAAGGTGTACATGGCCGCCATTGCTGCGAACCATGAGCCTGTCCTTggggcctccttgggtaggcaccctctggtctctcgctttctgtgtGGTATCAGGCagctgaggccttcctgcagaccGCGCCTttcttcctgggacctctctgtggtcctggaggggctgctggaagccccctttgagcccatggagtcagcctctgagaagtttctgaccctgaagttggctctgctcctagccttggcctccCTCGAGAGAGTGGGGGATTCGCAGGCTTTGTCGATCGCCCCCGCCTGTCTAGAATTTTCCCCTGGCATGTCAAAGGCTATTCTGCATCCTGgggcaggatatgtccctaaggtgcccaggatggctgGCTGTCCAGTCATACTGCTGGCCTACTTTCCCCCACCCCATGAGTCGGcggaacaggagaggctgcatttgctttgcccactgagggccttgaggacttatgtccacCGCTCTAGCTCGTGGAGTAACTCCTCCGCCCTTTTTTGTCTGTCCTGGGCCAGAATaagggtaatccggtttccaagCAGCGCCTGGTGTactgggtagtggaggccactagctcaggcctatgaggtgcgcggtcttgcctcgcctctcggcatcagggctAAATCCGCTAGGGTTATTGCCTCATCCAGTGCCTTGGCCACGGGTGTTCAATTTGAAGATGTTTGTGTTGCggcaggttggtcctctccgcacacctttacCTACACCTTGAtggtctgttcccagtctgcttgtgctctctcacggcctctggcacagtcatcgaccggtgcgtggcgatgtgggtattggcgttcccatagcgtcagcactgacgcagcatTGAGTTCtctcgaaagggaactacaccaggttacgtatgtaacccggttccctgagaagggaacgagacgctgcgtcgcTGGCCACGCCCCGGGCATCCTCtcgcgcttccttcagacaaatagaagctggagtagtgtgacgtagatgcccttatatggacttgctggcgcgTAATCACTCCGTTGTCCTTCCcaagccattaaaatggcgtgtgtgcacacagagcttcagacacaacttcctcacagaagcgttcccatagcttcagcactgacgcagcgtctcgttcctttctcagggaaccgggttacatatgtaacctggtgtagatTTCCATTTTAACATTTGGTTTCATGACAGCACTCTCATGTtgccaaatattaaaaaacacaacatgaccCTATGATGTCGGCCACATtggcttttaaaatgaaaactgcCATAAAAATaacttcgttttttttttctttctaaaattgCCTGGCATatacttgattaaaaaaatgctttcacaggaaaatatttcataaaaagcaacagaaaaacaaaacaaacaaagaaacaaaaaactattGCATAACaatttattgcaaaaaaaaacaataaaaacagaaaatgggaTGAGCAAACAACTGGTAAGGATTAACTGTGAGATCTATAATCTATGAGGAATTAATTAAGCGATTAAATGGTACATTGATTATTCCCTGTTCACttgcattaaaaatgaatgaaatacaatttgttcattaaaaaagttTCCATGAAACACAGAAGTCACCTACCCAGGTTTAAAAGGACACTGTGAAGTTCAGAGAGCTCTCGTTGGTACTGATCTCTCTCTAATTGTAACTGCGGTCTCTCTTTTGTCAGGGTGTTGTATTTGACCCACAGCACTGTGACGGCAATCAGcaggaaaacacacagcagcagcaaacacactgCAGCCAGTCTGTAAACTCCTAGAAGCGGAATAAACAAAAGTTTAATTCAATCTTTAGATTAATCTTTACATCTAGAACAGTTCTCCAAATACTTTTTACTACCAGTCATGATTGtgtaataaa
It includes:
- the LOC132841937 gene encoding C-type lectin domain family 4 member A-like translates to MIRYVYAKCGISADNTSAVAKYEDIYANDPPRTQVTRSNEGNKKSGVYRLAAVCLLLLCVFLLIAVTVLWVKYNTLTKERPQLQLERDQYQRELSELHSVLLNLGWRFFNRRFYYISTVKKSWWETRQDCIKRGADLVIINSTEEQDFISKNFAGTEAWIGLLDTDTEGTFKWVDSSPLTTEFWWTGEPNDYEQSEDCVITGYKRAKSNILTWADYPCNHPVVGICEMKIFN